From the Rhinolophus sinicus isolate RSC01 linkage group LG02, ASM3656204v1, whole genome shotgun sequence genome, one window contains:
- the LOC109439553 gene encoding olfactory receptor 6C6, producing the protein MKNKSREIEFILLGLTDDPQLQIVIFIFLFLNYMFSVMGNLSIILLTLLDPRLKTPMYFFLRNFSFLEVSLTTICIPRFLITIVTKNKIISYNGCASQLFFFLLLGVTEFYLLAAMSVDRYVAICKPLRYPIIMNNKVCYQLVLSSWTAGFLITFPPLVLGLKLEFCASKVIDHFICDTSPLLQISCTDTHFLESVSFVSAVVTLVVTLLLVILSYVYIIKTILKIPSAQKRTKAFSTCSSHMIVISLTYGSCIFIYMKPSAKERVTLSKGIAVIYTSIAPLLNPFIYTLRNQQVKQAFKDTLRKSFFFFKK; encoded by the coding sequence atgaagaaCAAGTCAAGAGAGATAGAGTTCATTCTCCTGGGACTGACTGATGACCCACAACTGcaaattgtgatttttatatttctctttctaaacTATATGTTTAGTGTGATGGGGAACTTATCCATTATCCTCCTTACCTTGCTGGATCCCCGCCTCAAGACTCCTATGTATTTCTTTCTCCGAAATTTCTCCTTCTTGGAGGTTTCATTGACAACAATCTGTATTCCCAGATTCCTGATAACCATCgtgactaaaaacaaaattatttcctacAATGGGTGTGCATCTCAgttattctttttcctcttattGGGAGTTACAGAATTTTACCTGCTGGCTGCCATGTCTGTTGACCGCTATGTAGCCATCTGTAAACCCCTACGTTACCCGATCATTATGAACAACAAAGTGTGCTACCAACTTGTGCTCAGCTCATGGACAGCTGGCTTTCTGATTACCTTTCCACCACTGGTCTTGGGACTGAAACTGGAATTCTGTGCTTCCAAAGTCATTGATCACTTCATATGTGACACTTCCCCTCTGCTGCAGATTTCTTGCACAGACACTCACTTCCTAGAATCGGTTTCATTTGTCTCGGCTGTTGTAACACTCGTGGTCACGTTGCTGTTAGTGATTCTTTCCTACGTTTATATTATCAAGACCATTCTAAAGATCCCCTCCGCTCAGAAAAGGACAAAGGCTTTTTCCACTTGTTCTTCTCATATGATTGTCATCTCCCTTACTTATGGTAGTTGTATCTTTATTTACATGAAGCCATCAGCAAAAGAAAGGGTGACTTTATCCAAAGGTATAGCTGTTATCTATACTTCGATTGCCCCTTTATTAAACCCGTTTATTTACACTCTAAGGAACCAGCAAGTGAAACAAGCCTTCAAGGATACACTCCgaaagagtttctttttcttcaaaaaatga
- the LOC109443680 gene encoding olfactory receptor 6C6, with protein sequence MRIHSLTVLEARILRLVSLGQNQVVAGLRDLQGFIIFIILVTYINYLMGNLVIILLTLMDARLKTPMYFFLRNFSFLEIIFTTVCIPRFLITIVTRKKTISYNNCAAQLFFILLPGVTEFYLLAAMSYDRYVAICKPLHYPIIMNSKVCYQLVLSSWVTGFLIIFPPLVLGLKLEFCASRVIDHFMCETSPLLQISCTDTHVLELMSFILAVVTLVVTLVLVILSYTHIIKTILKFPSAQQRTKAFSTCTSHMIVVSMTYGSCIFMYIKPSAKERVTVSKGVALLYTSVAPLLNPFIYTLRNQQVKEVFWDILQKMLCFSKKQL encoded by the exons ATGAGaattcattctctcacagttctggaggccaggattCTGAGATTAGTGtcactgggccaaaatcaagtTGTTGCAGGGTTGCGTGACCTCCAGGG atttattattttcattattctggTTACTTATATTAATTA CCTGATGGGGAACTTAGTCATTATTCTCCTTACCCTGATGGATGCTCGCCTCAAGACACCAATGTATTTCTTCCTCCGTAACTTCTCATTTCTGGAAATCATATTCACAACAGTATGTATTCCCAGATTCCTGATAACCAttgtgacaagaaaaaaaacaatttcatataATAATTGTGCagctcaattattttttattcttctaccGGGAGTTACAGAATTTTACCTTCTGGCTGCCATGTCCTATGACCGCTATGTTGCCATCTGCAAACCGCTGCATTACCCAATCATTATGAACAGCAAAGTCTGCTATCAGCTTGTACTCAGCTCTTGGGTAACAGGATTTCTAATTATCTTTCCCCCATTGGTCTTGGGACTCAAGTTAGAGTTCTGTGCTTCCAGAGTAATTGATCACTTTATGTGTGAAACTTCTCCTCTCCTCCAGATCTCTTGCACAGATACACATGTCCTAGAATTGATGTCTTTTATCTTAGCTGTGGTGACACTTGTGGTCACATTGGTGTTAGTGATTCTCTCTTACACTCACATCATTAAGACCATTCTGAAATtcccttctgcacagcaaaggaccAAAGCTTTTTCGACGTGTACTTCCCACATGATTGTTGTCTCCATGACTTATGGTAGCTGtatttttatgtacattaaaCCCTCTGCAAAAGAAAGAGTGACTGTATCCAAAGGTGTAGCTTTGCTGTATACCTCAGTTGCCCCTTTACTAAATCCCTTCATTTACACCCTAAGGAACCAGCAGGTGAAAGAAGTCTTCTGGGACATATTACAAAAGATgttgtgtttttcaaaaaaacaattgtga
- the LOC109443658 gene encoding olfactory receptor 6C6, with translation MNNSMEIEFILLGLTDDPLLQIVIFLFLFVNYILSLMGNLIIILLTLLDPHLKTPMYFFLRNFSFLEVSFTTVCIPRFLISILTGDKTISYNGCAIQLFFFLLLGVTEFYLLAAMSYDRYVAICKPLHYPIIMNSKVCSQLVLSSWLTGFLIIFPPLVLGLKLEFCASKTIDHFLCDTSPLLQISCTDTQFIELMAFVLAVVTLVVTLLLVVLSYTYIIKTILKFPSVQQRTKAFSTCSSHMVVVSITYGSCIFMYMKPSAKERVTLTKGVAVLNTSVAPLLNPFIYTLRNQQVKAALKNMLHRFCYFENSETK, from the coding sequence atgaacaattcaatGGAAATAGAGTTTATTTTGCTTGGATTGACAGATGATCCTCTGTTGCAAATTgtgattttcctgtttctatttGTCAACTACATCTTGAGCCTGATGGGAAACTTAATCATCATCCTCCTCACTCTGCTGGACCCCCATCTCAAGACTCCAATGTATTTCTTCCTCCGAAATTTCTCCTTCTTAGAAGTTTCATTCACAACCGTCTGCATTCCACGATTCTTGATAAGCATTCTGACTGGAGATAAAACAATTTCCTACAATGGTTGTGCAATAcagttattcttttttcttttattaggcGTTACAGAATTTTACCTTCTGGCTGCCATGTCCTATGACCGCTATGTTGCCATCTGCAAACCGCTGCATTATCCGATCATTATGAACAGCAAAGTGTGCTCTCAGCTTGTACTCAGCTCTTGGTTAACTGGATTCCTAATTATCTTTCCCCCATTGGTCTTGGGACTCAAGCTGGAGTTCTGTGCTTCAAAAACTATTGATCACTTCCTCTGTGACACTTCTCCTCTCCTGCAGATCTCTTGCACAGATACACAGTTCATAGAATTGATGGCTTTTGTCTTAGCTGTTGTGACACTTGTAGTCACTTTGTTGTTAGTGGTCCTCTCCTACACATACATCATCAAAACCATTCTAAAATTCCCTTCTGTTCAACAACGAACAAAGGCCTTTTCCACATGTTCCTCTCACATGGTTGTTGTCTCTATTACATATGGAAGTTGCATCTTTATGTATATGAAACCATCAGCAAAGGAAAGGGTGACTTTAACTAAAGGTGTAGCTGTGCTCAATACCTCTGTTGCGCCTTTGCTAAACCCCTTTATTTACACCCTAAGAAACCAGCAGGTGAAAGCAGCTCTCAAGAATATGCTGCACaggttttgttattttgaaaacagtGAGACAAAATAG